GACCATCCAATTCCTgccaaaacaaataaaatagtCTAAGTTTTTCAGGAGTGGAATGATTGATCAAGTTATGATGTTCTCTATATAAACCTGCAGCCTTGGCTTTTCTTTGGTTTAGGAAAAGCGAAGCCAAGAGAGGTAATGAAACTGTTGGTAAAATGAACGCCCATATACCATAACCCAATCTCCACCCATAATTTTTCTCAGGATGAAAGGCTTGAGCAAGCACTGGTCCAATCCAAACAGTTGCAAGATAGGGAAGTTCTGGGATAGCAGAGAGAATCCCCCGATTGAGTAGCGAAGATGTGTCTGCAATAATTAATTGAGATAACAGACCTAGCCCAGTTTGGCCGCATATATAGAGGATATATGCTACGGTAAACATTTGAATATTTCGAGAAAATGCCAATGAAAGATATCCCAACACTGTCATTCCTAATGCTAAACTAAGACTCTCCGAACGTCCAAAGACATCGGCAGCCTTTACCATTGGTGCTCGAACAACTGCTAAAAGAATATTGCCCACCAAATTGATTGTAGCCAAGTTTGAATGGGCGGAAAAGTTGCTGGTTGCGTATCTTTGCAAAGAATACGTAGTTTGCTGCTCTAATGAAGATGCAAATGACAACAAATAGAGACTAAAAGAGAAGACATTGTGTTAGCTTGATCATACCACAAACACAAACATTCAACAGATGTATGCAAACACTACGTGATTTATGGATTATCATGACTACAATACTAACATACCCAAGGTAAGCAACAATAATCGATCTTTTAGACCATGTTGAAGCAATTGCCTCAGCTTTGGAAACACCTTCTAGTGACAATTCTGAAGTACGATCATTTATGGGTCCAGCATTATCAAGCTCTTCTCTAAGGGGATGAAATTGCTGTTCTAAATTTTCGTTATTACGAAAACTCTTTTTACGATGCTCCATGCTTCCATAATTCTCAGTCATCCAGAGTGTATGGTAAATGGCAGTATGCAAAAGGTACGCCAACACAAATTATCAGATCGTATAGCAAATTAGAGTTTATCTAACCGAGATGTTTAATGAAGTTggtaaacaataataaataaagactGATGAAATGCAGACTAGTTAGTTAATAAGAGGTTTTTGGTTGCTTTAAGAAGCGgttaaacttttttaaataatagaaGAATTACACTTTGACCCTTTCTCCGAGGTTCAGGCTAAGCCGCCAATTTGATGTTCCCGCAATTAACTCCTCGAATTTATGAGTGATGGCTTCAATAGGGTATTCATTTGTTCAGAGTATTCAATTTAGTTTCTAGTCACACTTAAACATTTTGgaagtattaaaaattacagAGATTGGTAGCAGACGATTTTACAGCATGCTCGAAATAGAAGCATTAAGAAGAAATTGCAATATCACTCAGACTAATGAAATCCTTCTAAACACGAAAACATAATCTAAAGAATTGCTAGTAATATCACAAATTGCTGATAATTAGAAGGTGTTTACATTTATGGCAACAAAGATGAATGATCTAGCAAAAGAGAGTTTCAGACCAAAGAAAGTTGATGCTTTTCACTTTATAGATTACTCAAGTATCTACTTTAAACGGAAGTAAACAAGTTACGaaggtaaaaaatttcaaacatTTACAAtcttaaattaataaacctatgcttcaaaaaaagacagGAGTTACTCTTCTAATAACACTTCTTCACTAACTAGTTGTACTGGATGTTCTGTAACGAAAGAATGGACTGGGTTTGCAGTTTGGATAGTGTATCCAGCTCtcataaaatttgtttgctttttgcAAGCTAAACGTTTGACAatggtttttctttttcaacttaAAGCACTTTATGCCCCATCAATTAGTCCTTCTTACTGGAAActatatttttcttgtcAGTTTGGAGTTCAGCAACTTGTCAACTACCCACCACTTTGGGAAGTGGTTAAAAATAAGCAATGCGGAATGACTGAGACTGGCAGAACCAGTAAATATCGTGTTGAAATTCAACAAATGATGTTCATTCTAGGGGAGGTGCAGGATCCTCTCCCAGAAACCACACAATTAGTCGAAGAGCTAATACGTGGACAAGTGATGGAGATGTTAATTCAGGCAAATGAGCTAGCTTTACGACGTGGCTCAAGATCTATTACTGTGgaagatttatttttcttaattcGCCATGATCGTGCAAAGGTGAATCGACTAAAGACATACCTGTCATGGAAGGAAGTGCGCAAGAAAGCGAAGGAGCAGGATGCCAATCCTGCCGATACAAAAGATCTTTTTGAGGAAGTAGATTCAAAAACAAGGTCAATGAATGCAGTTGCTATGCCTTgggaagtaaaaaatatgtttacAGAGCCTGTACCGGAAACAGAAGAGTTTGAAGAAGATAACGATACGATGGAAATGGCATATGCGACGCGACAACGTCTTAAAATGGCAGATGAACGCACGAAGAAAATGACGCGTGAGGAGTATGTTCATTGGAGTGAATGTCGACAAGCCAGTTTTACTTATCGAAAAGGCAAGCGATTTCGTGAATGGTGTGGCATGTCTATTCTAACAGATACTCGCCCTGATAATGATATTGTAGATATACTTGGCTTCTTGACCTTTGAGATTGTGGCTACCTTAACTGAGGAAGCACTGGCTGTGAAAGATCGAATGGATCGGATTCAAAATAGCTCGGGTAGTGGAGGCTCTCATGCAGCGCATCATCCGAAAAATTGCAGTTTATTTGATGGACTTACTGAGGGGAGAACTCCCCTTCAAGTTTCTCATGTTTTAGAAGCTTTTCGTCGTTTGCAAATCCCCGATAAAACTCATACTGCTATGCGCAGTTTTCATGGGGGTTTGGTCAAATCTCGTGTGTATCTTATCTAATCATTTTCACTgtctcttctttttttttaattgctgTAAGGCTTCCATTTACATCTAAATGCCCTGTTTTCCTGTAATTACCCATACTAGGTACGTATATGTTATTATCCCCATTACTGGTTCTCCTTGAAACAATATGGTTTAGATCTTACGAAAGCCCCTTTACTTTATGGAGATATTAACTACTCAATATATTTCATCACATTAGACTGTTGTCTTGCATCTCCGATTGAattcataattttatttctatcTTTCCACTAAGCGATATTCTTAATTGCAGCAGTGGTAGTATTTGGacttttggattttttaatatcaaatttttcttattataCTGGAATCTCATGATATCTGTGAATATTTGCAAATCTTCTTACCAAACTTCGTTTACTCTATACAAACTGCTGATTTTCGTAATGAACAAGGGGATCATCCTTTTGATATCGTCAGTgcgaaatttttaaaaaacaaagggTTTCTttacgttttttttttgttttcgaGAACATTTGAACTTCATCACTGAGCGTCATTTTGATCATACCTTCCACCTTAACATCATACATACGCCAACTCCAAGAATAACCGAACATTCGTATTCCGAAGCACTCACAGTACTTAAGAGATACAAAATTCAGGAATTTTAAAGactttttgatttattataattgtaattctttataattttttgctatcCGAAGAATTCGCTCAACAAGATTACAACATGACATCTGGATCTCCcaaaattacaaatttgcTGACTCGTGTGAAGCGCATCATTCCACCACTTCTTGATACCTTCCACAAAGGTCAAGCCGGTCGAGTTGGTGTTTTTGGGGGTTGTCAGCACTACACAGGTGCTCCGTACTATTCTTCGATGTCGTCGATGCTCTTCGGCAGTGACCAAAGCCACATATTTTgtgaaaaagaagctgCAAATGTCATTAAAAGCTATTCTCCTGATCTGATTGTTCATCCATTTTTACGTGAAAAGGACAAAGCTGGACCAGAAGATAGTGTCGATAAATGCTTTGAACTTATAAAGCCCATGATGGGAAGATTGCATGCCATCGTAATTGGGCCTGGATTGGGACGTGATGAATGGATGCAAGAGATTATGGCCAAAGTAATTGAGTATGCGCGCAAAAATGATATGCCTATGGTTATCGATGCTGATGGCTTGTGGTTAATTCAACAACGTCCCGAATTGGTTTCGGGTTATCATAATGTAATTTTAACACCTAACGTTATTGAGTTCAAAAGACTTTGCGACAAGCTTGACATTAAGAGTGACGGACCCGATGCTTGCAATCAGCTAGCTGGCAAACTAAATTTGCTCATCATTCAAAAAGGCCAATCCGATATTATTTCCGATGGCGCTACTGCATATGCTTGCTCCGTTCCTGGTGGTCTTAAACGTTGTGGTGGTCAGGGTGACATTTTAACTGGTATACTTGCTACATTCCTTGCTTGGAGACATGCTTATCTTAGCAAAGAATGGGATACAGAAGGTAATATGGATGCTAAAGAATGTCTCTTCCTTGCCGCATTTGGAGCCTCTGCCTGTACTCGCTGGTGCAGTCGTTTGGCGTTTAAGGAATGTGGTCGTGCAACTCAATCAACTGACCTGGTCAGACATGTGGGTAAAGCGTATAATGCGTTAATGGAGGATGAGATACCGTCTGTCgaggaaaaaataaaagattaaaaaaaaataatatttaaaaaccaAGAAGATAAAGGACCCTTAAACTAATAATTGActtttttgcttgtttGTTCCCTGGAATTGACATTATTACCATGTTTTCAAGTCTTGGTTCAAATTCCCAAGCAAAGGGATACCTTAAACTTAGTTACTAGGAATGACTGAAACGAAAATACCAGattattaatgaaatagcgtatttaattttaaaaaccatgttcaaaataaacattGCATAGTCGTTGGTATCATTGTTGTTGAGGAAATTTGATGTAGCTGTCAccgtttttatttattgtaacAGACAAGGGCAAGCAGactcttctttttgattCGTAATTGTCATTATTTAcattatcaaatttaaCGGAAATTAGTATTGTTCCTAAGTTTTACTATAAGACGATGTATCTATGAGCACGACAATAGCTTCGGAAACCAATTCAAACCTTCATATAATAGTTAAATTCTAATATTCTACGATTTAGATATCTAGATTATTAATCAATTCCTATCTTGACCTCAACGTTGTATTTTCATTCTActgtttttcttcttgGAAAGTCATAATTGACAATATGGAATATTGAAATGCGttatcaattaaaaatgttactatttaatttgaaaaaaagaaatgtgagataaaaagaaagaacaTGGATAATAAATATCTCTTTTATGGGATAAAGATGCACAGATACGATTATTTCGAAAACACGGTGATCACGGCAAAGACCCCGTAAAATAGAGCAATTGGATAAGCAACCAAGAATCGCATATTGTTGACTTGTAAGATACCAACAAACATAGCGCTAGCAGCGTAAGTACACCAAATACATGCCAAAGCCGCTAATGCGTATCCTGCAATACCACTAAAAAGATACAGTtagtattaaaaattcctaAAGCATGAAATTGTGTAACGATTAtctaaaatcattttacCATATATCAGAGATCGATCGACTGACGTACTTGAATGtgaatatatttttaaaaaaggcaATCACCACAAGAGGGAGTAAACTGTATCCTAGAACGCTGACGGTTCGagtgaaaaataaatttttagcgGACATTAAAcgtaaaacaaaatgaagGCTAAGAGAGCCCAAAAGGGCAATACCATAAATGTAACCGAAGTGAGAACGACCGTGcaatgataaaaatgtgctgaataataaacaaaatagaaTAGGCCCTGCCATATCTGTATCATCCATGATATGAACATCGACATGCTTAAATGGGTTTAAAACATGAGTTGTCTAATGAAGAAGTTAGCTTAACGCGATTCatttaaatgattttctAATCAGCATCTAAAATATGAAagttgaacaaaaaaagagaatcAATAGAAAGTTTGTTTCTACattaattgaaagaaatattattttagtaaaaaaaatatttacaatcTTCGATCACTTTCGAATTTAACATTTCACTACGAAATCACTCTTTCCCGTTCAACCATTCAACTCTTCAAGTTTTTCCATCGTTTGCGACGTACCTTTTGCTTTATATGaccaaaatttatttctaacTCCTCCAACAAAGATGGCTCACCAGGGTAGCCACTCGTGGAAAAAGCAGCAAGCCATCCTTGGGACAATGGTTCGTGTAATGGCTCGTCATAAAAACCAGCAGCACGAGATTGTGTGTTGAAAGAATTGTCAGCTGTATAGGAATAATCGTAGTATTGTAGATTAGCTGGGTTGTTGTAGTAAGCCATcgaatttaatttttggtGAGAAACCTGCTCTTGCTAAGTTAGGAGAGAGTAGGAGGGAAAGGTGGGTAAAATGGAAGCTCCTCCTTTTCCCCTTCAACTTTGATTAACAAGCTTTAAAATAGTaatcttctcttttttttttaagaaaaaagccCCAGTGTGAACAGCAGCGAGAATTTAAGACGGTAAGGGATTGGGATATTTGAAGGTATCGTTAGTCCCAATGAACTTCATGATATTATAAGATGTTCTGTTAAACTGatgttgaaaattattatcAGTTCTGTTATTTTGCTCATTAATTGAAATGTACTTTCGGATATCATCTTTGCATGATATCAAAGTTACAGTCTTTTCTTAAGCTCTTTGATATTTTCATGGCCAGTTCTATTGACATAACAATGAAGATGAaacatataaaatttatatgaACTATTATTACAAATGTAGATTTCTGACCCTTGCTCCAAGGAAAATTGTGCATATACAGAGGAAATTAAATGTAAACATTGCTATAATACAGTATAACAGATATTTTACGAGCGACCAAAATTCGTAAGGCATAATCCAGcggctttttaaaaattcgtGGATTCAGCTGAACTGTACTATGTAAATGACAATATTATTGCtgttaaaatatttgagcTCATACTTTATACCTGTTTAAATAATACATGAACCGCTCAAAACTAACTTTGGGATATTAAGAGGTTccaatttatttgatttattttttaattgttaacaattgatttttctaCTCCTTAGTATATACCTCAGATGGTTAGTATATGAGTCACTTGAGCTATCGCAAATAATTCAATACGACTAAACAGGTATTCATTTATTGTATACATTAAGAATTACTTGAATTACAATACTAAGCTTATTTTTAGTTATTCTGACagtaaaggaaattttgaagttattggttttatttaatttgaaattttttattaacttacGTTACTGTGGCACACAAAGGTTTCATGAAAAAGAGTATTTTTGTGTACCTAACACAAATTGATTATCAgagttatttttttattgttctcctatttcattatttaaacaCATTTATgtaattatttacaattaatGGCAGcaaaaatttgcatttcataaatttactgatataaaaaatccaaaaaaaaaaaatacttctATTTATCTAAGGATCACAAGAAGCTACAAAtagagtaaaaaaaaacttcaagAAAACAACAGAAGACGATTATCGCTATTACCCACGACTATTTATATCctaattgtaaattatattttctttataataTTCCATCCATCTCGCTAAAAATAAGCTTAATTTTAACGGCCAAcaatatatacaaaaactTAGTGTCTAGTTTCACTATAATAAAGAACTTACTTTTTGCTctagaagaaaagaaaaaagaaaaatgaaatgataTGAAGATCTTTCACTCATAAATTAACTGCGGTGTGACAAAATTAGCCGTGACTGGCTCAATGAGAGAAATTTGTTCCttccaaaaattataataaaaaagtccCATATGTTGTAAAAGttaaacgaaaaataaatcgTTTCGAAGCAAGTCTTTGTTTCCTTTGTCAGTAGTAAGCTGTAGGGATTTCAGGAGTTTACACGGAACTATTATTTCTCAGTTTTTGTCAAGCAATTGAATTCTACAGTAATCTTTGTCTTTCACTTAATAAGATATATGTAAAACTTAAATTTGTCTATGTCTGGTGCATAGTTTAgatattttcttaaatcATATTTTTGTAGCAGTTCTGTCAACTCTTCATCTACCACCACGTACatatatgtatattttcattagtagccaatttttttcgaCAATATAGGTTCTAAGAAGcatataatttaaaattttgatttttttcaatccaGCTCCTCGAGAAGCTCATATTTATTCATAGTTTGACGGCTTTCTTGGTCAGTCGTATCAAAGCAAGCGCAAAGATTCCCACATTTTTGTACTTACAATAGGCTTGTCAACGTTTACTGGAGGAGATTTGTTAAAGTTAATCAATTCGATTAGATTATTGTTTGGATTCAGGTATTGATCGACTCATATTTATCTCTACATAATATTATATCCACggttttacttttttaaagtcaaAGGCAGTCCCATTTAAGCCAAAAGATTCGTTCGtttctcaaaatttaaaaagaaaatatacttAATTGAGCACTTCTGGTAAATCGTTACAATATGCGAATAAACTTTGTTTTGCTCATCACTCTTATTTTACCATGGTTTGTGTCCGGAGATTCTTCTGAAGAAGCCGTGGACGCGCCTTTGGATGTGAAGGATGACACCGGCAATAAGGATTACTATAAAGATTCTACTGGTGCCTACCActttgataaattaattgTGACCCCGTTGGAGTACAGAGATGGAGAAAGCTGGAAACAATCTGTCATTTACTGCGACCTCATATTTGcgaaagaaaacaaagaagaaaaaggttCTTTTGTCAAAGCGCAACTGAAAGAGGATGCCGAACATCCTTTTATTTACAGACTGCTTAAACTCCAAACACCGTTAGAAACTTATCGTGGATTTATCGATGGAAAAAATACAGAGATTCTTGATGAgattaaatcaataaacTTATTCGAGGATTTTCTCAGTGAGTCTCTAGTCCCCGAAATCTCTCCATCAGTTAATATACCCATTGATGAAACTGCATTGTATTGTTTTATCGGAATTCAAGAAACTGAGCCAATTCGTATTCCTTGGCCTGTTTTGACAGTCGAATTTTATGGGGATGCACCTCCTCCGGAGTCTTATTTTCGTACCATAAAATCCACCTTATTAGCGATATCGATGTTTTTAGGATTCATTACACTAACATGGTTGTTGCGTTGTATTAAAAGTCAGTCCGGGGTTCAACCTGCTCAAATTTCCCTTGCATTTTGGGTTTTTATCTTTGTGTTTACCCATTCATATCAGGTGTACTCAATGGTTGCCATCGGAAGGGGTTCCTTTTCAACATGGTACGtagtttcctttttattctCACTCGTCTTTGAAGAAGGATTGGAACAATCTGCATATACATCATTTTTATTGGTATTGTGTTTTGGCTTGGGAATCACGAAGCCTGCTTTAGTGAAGTACTATGTTTACCTAGCCTTTGTAGCCTTCGTTCAAGGTTTGTTTGTCACGTTTGCACCCCTCTCCTATCCCGTGATGTCCTTTTATGGGGTTCGAGGAATCCTCCTCAAGCTAATTTGGAATATCtatacttttgtttactatgGATTGCCATTCTTTGCAGTTTACCGACTGTACAAGCAGGCTGGTGAATCAAGGAAACTTGGATTTGAGGCCAAGTACTCTCTTTTGAGGACTTGCTATATTGCATTAGCTGCTGTGACCGTAAGTAATTGCCTATTTTTGGGAGTTGTTCGTCCCTTACTTGGCAGTCAACTTTCACTTGGCTTCCAACTGATAACTTCCTGCATCACGTTTGTTGACTTCTTggtttttgcttttctctTTGATTGCTCAAAATTTGTCTTCCTAAAATATCAGCCGATCCCCTTTGAATGGTATGCACTGGAATCGATGGAATCCCTTAACCTTGAACCAGCGCCCGATCGTAAAGTgtaaaaaagctttttgatAATCAGTTTTATATTAGGTCGAGAAAACGGTAGCTGTGTGCGAAAATTTAATCCTTGAAAAATGGTTacttaatattttttattttacttttgtgGTGACAGTTCTTACATTTTCttgattttcttaattGCACATTCCCATGAGACGCCATTTCTTGATTTTAATACTtgtctttttaaattgcttttttcaattactATATCTTTATCCAGATTTTTTACACTATATACTCTTTCATGCTATTATAACTTTACAAATACTTCCAtcctttatattttttgctaacaCAATCCCATTTTCTATACATATAAATACGATTCAGCTATATTGAATTCGTACAACTACCTCCTTGATGATTTTTGCTAcattttttctactttATGCCttttttgatgatgattttgaatatattGACACTTTGCtaaataattaaacaaGCTTCTCTTGATATCCTGCATCCATTTCAAATAGTATCACTTGAAATGTTACATAATTTTAACCATGAGCATCAGCAAGAAGCGACAATGTTTCTAATGCACATACCATTTATCGATTTAGTAATGAGAAAAGTTAAGTTTGTTAAATAGCGATAGAACACTAAACGACAGTAAAGATAATTGCATGCACTCTGTGTTATTATGGAATACCCTATATATCAGTATACCAATCACGCAATCGGGTTGAACTGTTGAATAGTTTCTGGCATGTATTTGTTTCTCTCTACCTTTTACCAAAACGGAAGTTGGAATGGAAGTTCGTATGTATGTCTGAAAACGTAGCTGTTTCATTCCGTTTAAACTAAGACTTCCTTAAGCCAAATAAGCAGTAAATGCTCAAACATATGAAATATTCTTTAAACCcctaaaaaaagaagatctAATACGTAAACCTTGTGTTCTCTTACTACATTCAGACAcgcatttttaaatttgatgaaattaatgTGTTTGTGAGCAAACTATAGTCATGTGAATGTACGGAGATGATATGGCACGATGATTGTGGACGTAGGTATCCAATATTGTGTGGGaagtaaattcaaaaaggGGCGTCTAGGGGAATGATTAAACGTTTAAACCACGTACAGGAAATCGGAACACTGTATAGGATGTTAACTGTTTTGAGTATCACTAGTTCTGAAACTTGCAAGGAGAATATGTTTATTAGATGATACAGATGTCGTTCAAGATGTTAAAGCTTTAAATCTTTGCTTATGATTAGCTCTATGTCACCCCTGTATTTTGCTTGTGGTTCGTATGATTCTGTACAGCTCATCGATGAAGGGTAGTGGAGTCTTGTAGATATTGGGTACTACTGACGATAGTATCCCGAAGCAGTTTTGACCTTTCGACGGCAATTGTAGTTTGCATCAATAGCGATTCGAGTGGATGGATCGCCTATTATTGTGAGTTGTTTATTAGATGATGTACAGTTCGCATTAAAGATAGGCGGTATGTGTCGTGAAATGTGCGGAAGTTTGTGGAATTTCATGTTTAAAGGGGTTCTCAAGGGTTAGTCGAGAAGTCGTATTTCTTGCTAATATTTCATCAAACGGGCTAGATGTGACAACTGTTCGTTATCGTATGTTTGTCTTTCTCACTATATTGATGTGTTATCAAACTTACTGGTAACTTAGTTGTTGGCGTTACCTAAACATATTGCCATATTGCAGTAGACGTTTGTGTTATTAGctgaatttttcaaatgtttacaTCGTTTACTCGTTCAGTACCCAGTGGTTAGCTataaaagttattttgCTAGCCTCATCTGACTAAACAGAGGAAAAACGCTATATTACATTTGTCTATCGATTCGTATACGTTTCCATCAGTAAAATCGAGCATATAATCGGCAGCATAAAAATCGCAAAAGGGGTCAGGGATATTGGTCGTTCTCGCTCGTCTAATGTTATCTGTTTATTGTAGCGATTatcaaacattttttacaattagGAAGCTTCAAAAAGTACATAAATGACCATCTACTGCCTGATAATCATTGTTAGTTTGTTTGCCAATTTCTAGGTCTTAATACTCGtcctaaaaatttaattttgcaaCATCTGTTTTTGTACAccttttattgaattttggTATCACTGTTTCTTattaagaagaaaagatttGTTCTTCGCTTCATATCTGTATCTACTATACTCTCATATTGCCTATTTTATCTTCCTAAATTTTATCTTCCATGACCATCACTATGCCCAGCGATTGTAAATATTCTGTCGATACCGAATTGGTACATGTTGAAGGCAATGAAGACCAGTATCATGCGTCTTCAGTCCCAATTTATCAATCAGCTACCTTTAAACAGCCATGCTTAGAGCATATGGGCAAATTTGATTACACTCGTTCCGGTAATCCTACTCGCTCTGTTCTTCAAGTGCACTTGGCTAAACTTATGAAGGCGAAACATGCTTTTGTAACTAGCAATGGTATGTCCGCTTTAGACATGATTTTACGCTGCTGCAAGTCTAATAGCCATGTCGTTGCTGGCCACGATCTATATGGTGGCTCTGATCGCTTACTCTCTTTTAACCAAAGGCAATATGGATTTAAAGTGGATAACGTTGATACTTCTGACTTGGCAGCCTTTGAGGCAGCTTTGCGCCCAGACACAAACTTGGTTTTGATTGAAAGTCCTACTAATCCCCGTATCAGCATTTGTGATATTCGGGCTATTGTTAAAATAACTCGTTCAAAAGCCAAGGATGCCTTATTGGTAATGGACAATACTATGCTTTCTCCTGTCCTTTGTAACCCTTTGGACTTTGGTTATGATATAGTTTACGAGTCGGCCACAAAGTATCTCTCAGGTCATCACGATTTAATGGGTGGTGTCATTGCCACAAAAAGCGATGA
Above is a genomic segment from Schizosaccharomyces pombe strain 972h- genome assembly, chromosome: III containing:
- the spt3 gene encoding SAGA complex subunit Spt3, with the translated sequence MTETGRTSKYRVEIQQMMFILGEVQDPLPETTQLVEELIRGQVMEMLIQANELALRRGSRSITVEDLFFLIRHDRAKVNRLKTYLSWKEVRKKAKEQDANPADTKDLFEEVDSKTRSMNAVAMPWEVKNMFTEPVPETEEFEEDNDTMEMAYATRQRLKMADERTKKMTREEYVHWSECRQASFTYRKGKRFREWCGMSILTDTRPDNDIVDILGFLTFEIVATLTEEALAVKDRMDRIQNSSGSGGSHAAHHPKNCSLFDGLTEGRTPLQVSHVLEAFRRLQIPDKTHTAMRSFHGGLVKSRVYLI
- the nnr2 gene encoding NADHX dehydratase Nnr2, translated to MTSGSPKITNLLTRVKRIIPPLLDTFHKGQAGRVGVFGGCQHYTGAPYYSSMSSMLFGSDQSHIFCEKEAANVIKSYSPDLIVHPFLREKDKAGPEDSVDKCFELIKPMMGRLHAIVIGPGLGRDEWMQEIMAKVIEYARKNDMPMVIDADGLWLIQQRPELVSGYHNVILTPNVIEFKRLCDKLDIKSDGPDACNQLAGKLNLLIIQKGQSDIISDGATAYACSVPGGLKRCGGQGDILTGILATFLAWRHAYLSKEWDTEGNMDAKECLFLAAFGASACTRWCSRLAFKECGRATQSTDLVRHVGKAYNALMEDEIPSVEEKIKD
- a CDS encoding Rab GTPase-binding protein, whose amino-acid sequence is MAYYNNPANLQYYDYSYTADNSFNTQSRAAGFYDEPLHEPLSQGWLAAFSTSGYPGEPSLLEELEINFGHIKQKTTHVLNPFKHVDVHIMDDTDMAGPILFCLLFSTFLSLHGRSHFGYIYGIALLGSLSLHFVLRLMSAKNLFFTRTVSVLGYSLLPLVVIAFFKNIFTFNGIAGYALAALACIWCTYAASAMFVGILQVNNMRFLVAYPIALFYGVFAVITVFSK
- the cbl1 gene encoding cystathionine beta-lyase; this translates as MPSDCKYSVDTELVHVEGNEDQYHASSVPIYQSATFKQPCLEHMGKFDYTRSGNPTRSVLQVHLAKLMKAKHAFVTSNGMSALDMILRCCKSNSHVVAGHDLYGGSDRLLSFNQRQYGFKVDNVDTSDLAAFEAALRPDTNLVLIESPTNPRISICDIRAIVKITRSKAKDALLVMDNTMLSPVLCNPLDFGYDIVYESATKYLSGHHDLMGGVIATKSDEIAKSVFFNINAMGAAMAPFECFLLLRGIKTMGLRVERAQQNAIEIAKFLKSKGLQVNFPGLDPDAKSTAIFYSFARGPGAVMSVFTGDVEVSKTIVNTTKLFEISVSFGAVNSLISMPAYMSHASIKKEVRDARGLSEDLIRICVGIENVDDLKADLENALAQANFKQN